From Balaenoptera acutorostrata chromosome 8, mBalAcu1.1, whole genome shotgun sequence, the proteins below share one genomic window:
- the ASDURF gene encoding ASNSD1 upstream open reading frame protein encodes MPSRGARPEDGSGLVPTDNSTQHKEDLSNKIKEQKIVVDELSNLKKNRKVYRQQQNSDIFFLADRTEMLSESKNILDELRKEYQEIENSEKTKIKK; translated from the exons ATGCCCAGCCGAGGTGCGCGACCCGAGGACGGCTCCGGGCTGGTCCCTACCGACAACTCGACCCAGCACAAGGAAGATCTCAGCAACAAG atcaaagaacaaaaaattgtTGTGGATGAACTTTCTAACCTGAAGAAGAACAGG AAAGTATATAGGCAGCAACAGAACAGCGACATATTCTTTCTTGCAGACCGAACAGAAATGCTTTCTGAAAGCAAAA aTATATTGGATGAGCTGAGGAAAGAAtaccaagaaatagaaaactcaGAGAAGACCAAAATCAAGAAATAG
- the ASNSD1 gene encoding asparagine synthetase domain-containing protein 1, producing MCGICCAVSFSVEHFNKDLKEDLLCNLKRRGPNSSKQLLKSNINYQCLFSGHVLHLRGVLTAQPVEDERGNVFLWNGEVFSGIKVEAEENDTQIMFNYLSSCKNESDILSLFSKVQGPWSFIYYQASSHSLWFGRDFFGRRSLLWHFSSLGKSFCLSSVGTQTSGVPNQWQEVPASGIFRIDLKSTSISKSVVLKLYPWKYNSREDVIKECVNSLTQISADLPTFVSVAANEAKLYLKEPVVPLNMILPQAAFEIHCSSISSVPPSRETLQVFLTDGHMKEVVQQFIDVLSIAVKRRVLCLPRDENPTQSEVLKTSNRKANVAILFSGGIDSMVIAVLADRHIPLDEPVDLLNVAFMTKEKTIPAGFNKKGRKEKNNCEKPSEESSKNVTAAAAANAGEQFNVPDRITGRAGLKELQAANPSRIWNFVEINVSLEELQRLRRTRISHLIQPLDTVLDDSIGCAVWFASGGVGWLVTQDEAKPYQSSAKVVLTGIGADEQLAGYSRHRVRFQTHGLEGLNKEIEMELGRISSRNLGRDDRVIGDHGKEARFPFLDENVVSFLNSLPVWEKTNLTLSRGIGEKLILRLAAVELGLTTSALLPKRAMQFGSRIAKMEKNNEKASDKCGRLQVISLENLSIEKEIKT from the exons ATGTGTGGCATTTGTTGTGCAGTAAGCTTTTCTGTTGAGCATTTCAACAAAGATTTGAAAGAGGATTTACTGTGTAATCTTAAACGGCGGGGACCCAATAGTAGTAAACAGTTGTTAAAGTCTAATATTAACTACCAGTGTTTATTTTCTGGTCATGTCCTTCACTTAAGAGGTGTGTTGACTGCCCAGCCTGTGGAAGATGAAAGAGGCAATGTATTCCTGTGGAATGGAGAAGTCTTTAGTGGAATAAAGGTTGAAGCTGAAGAGAATGATACGCAAATAATGTTTAATTATCTTTCCTCTTGTAAGAATGAATCTGATATTTTGTCACTCTTCTCAAAGGTCCAAGGTCCTTGGTCTTTTATATATTATCAAGCATCTAGTCATTCTTTGTGGTTTGGTAGGGATTTTTTTGGTCGTCGTAGCTTGCTTTGGCATTTTAGTAGTTTGGGCAAGAGTTTCTGCCTCTCTTCAGTTGGCACCCAAACGTCTGGAGTGCCCAATCAGTGGCAAGAAGTTCCAGCATCTGGAATTTTCAGAATTGATCTAAAGTCTacttccatttccaaatctgttgttttaaaattgtatCCTTGGAAATATAACTCTAGGGAGGATGTTATCAAAGAATGTGTTAATAGCCTAACTCAAATTTCAGCAGATTTGCCAACATTTGTATCAGTGGCAGCAAATGAAGCCAAACTGTATCTCAAAGAACCTGTTGTCCCTTTAAATATGATTTTGCCACAAGCCGCATTTGAGATCCATTGCAGTAGCATTTCCAGCGTCCCACCGTCAAGAGAGACCCTTCAGGTCTTTCTTACTGATGGACACATGAAGGAAGTAGTTCAGCAGTTCATTGATGTCCTGAGTATCGCAGTCAAGAGACGTGTCTTGTGTTTACCTAGGGATGAAAACCCGACACAAAGTGAAGTTTTGAAAACTAGTAATAGGAAAGCAAATGTTGCAATCCTATTTTCTGGGGGAATTGATTCCATGGTTATCGCAGTGCTTGCTGACCGTCATATTCCTTTAGATGAACCAGTTGATCTTCTTAATGTGGCTTTCATGACTAAGGAAAAGACTATACCAGCTGGTTTTaacaaaaaagggagaaaagagaaaaataattgtgaAAAACCCTCTGAAGAATCCTCTAAAAAtgtcactgctgctgctgctgctaatgCTGGTGAACAATTCAACGTACCAGATCGAATCACAGGAAGAGCAGGGCTAAAGGAACTACAAGCTGCCAACCCTTCCCGGATTTGGAATTTTGTTGAAATTAATGTTTCTCTGGAAGAACTGCAAAGATTAAGACGAACTCGAATATCCCACTTAATTCAGCCCTTGGATACCGTGTTGGATGACAGCATTGGCTGTGCAGTCTGGTTTGCTTCTGGAGGAGTTGGTTGGTTAGTGACCCAAGATGAAGCAAAACCATATCAGAGTAGTGCAAAG GTAGTTCTTACTGGAATTGGTGCAGATGAGCAGCTCGCAGGTTATTCTCGTCATCGTGTCCGCTTCCAGACACACGGGCTGGAAGGACTGAATAAGGAAATCGAGATGGAACTGGGTCGAATTTCTTCTAGAAATCTTGGTCGTGATGACAGAGTTATTGGTGATCATGGAAAAGAAGCAAG atttcctTTCCTGGATGAAAATGTTGTCTCCTTTCTAAATTCCCTACCGGTTTGGGAAAAGACAAACTTGACTTTATCCCGTGGAATTGGTGAAAAACTAATTTTGCGTCTTGCGGCAGTGGAACTTGGTCTAACAACCTCTGCTCTTCTGCCGAAACGGGCCATGCAATTTGGATCCAGAAttgcaaaaatggaaaagaataatgaaaaggcATCTGATAAATGTGGAAGGCTCCAAGTCATTTCCTTAGAAAACCTTTCTATTGAAAAAGAGATTAAAACGTAA